Proteins encoded by one window of Hippoglossus hippoglossus isolate fHipHip1 chromosome 15, fHipHip1.pri, whole genome shotgun sequence:
- the fbxo11a gene encoding F-box only protein 11a isoform X1 gives MNSVRASNVSRRPRRVSRPRPVQPERNHQERDEDVPADMVAEESGPGAQNSPYQLRRKSLPKRTVCPTKTNMEGASTSTTDNFGHRPKRPRVSGKCPELPAAPAEQYLQEKLPDEVVLKIFSYLLEQDLCRAACVCKRFSELANDPILWKRLYMEVFEYTRPMMHPEAGKFYQINPEDYEQPNPWKESFQQLYKGAHVKPGFAEHFYSNPARYKGRDNMFYYDTIEDALGGGQEPHFDGLIFVHSGIYTDEWIYIESPITMIGAAPGKVAEKVIIENTRDSTFVFMEGSEDAYVGYMTIRFNPDDKSAQHHNAHHCLEITVNCSPIIDHCIIRSTCTVGSAVCVSGQGACPTIKHCNISDCENVGLYITDHAQGIYEDNEISNNALAGIWVKNHGNPIIRRNHIHHGRDVGVFTFDHGMGYFESCNIHRNRIAGFEVKAYANPTVVRCEIHHGQTGGIYVHEKGRGQFIENKIYANNFAGVWITSNSDPTIRGNAIFNGNQGGVYIFGDGRGLIEGNDIYGNALAGIQIRTNSCPIVRHNKIHDGQHGGIYVHEKGQGVIEENEVYSNTLAGVWVTTGSTPVLRRNRIHSGKQVGVYFYDNGHGVLEDNDIYNHMYSGVQIRTGSNPKIRRNKIWGGQNGGILVYNSGLGFIEDNEIFDNAMAGVWIKTDSNPTLRRNKIHDGRDGGICIFNGGRGLLEENDIFRNAQAGVLISTNSHPVLRKNRIFDGFAAGIEITNHATATLEGNQIFNNRFGGLFLASGVNVTMKDNKIMNNQDAIEKAVSRGQCLYKISSYTSYPMHDFYRCHTCNTTDRNAICVNCIKKCHQGHDVEFIRHDRFFCDCGAGTLSNPCTLAGEPTHDTDTLYDSAPPIESNTLQHN, from the exons ATGAACTCCGTCAGAGCAAGTAACGTTAGCAGAAGACCCAGGCGAGTGTCGAGGCCGCGCCCGGTGCAGCCGGAGAGGAACCACCAGGAAAGAG ATGAGGACGTTCCTGCAGATATGGTTGCAGAAGAATCCGGTCCAGGAGCTCAGAACAGTCCCTACCAACTTAGAAGAAAGTCTCTGCCCAAGAGAACTGTGTGTCCGACAAAGACCAACATGGAG GGTGCTTCCACTTCAACCACAGACAACTTTGGACACCGACCTAAGCGTCCGAGAGTTTCGGGAAAGTGTCCAGAATTACCAG cagctccagcagagcAGTACTTGCAGGAGAAGCTTCCGGACGAGGTGGTGCTAAAGATCTTCTCGTACCTGTTGGAGCAGGACTTGTGCCGTGCCGCATGTGTGTGCAAACGCTTCAGTGAGCTGGCCAATGACCCCATCCTATG GAAGAGGCTTTACATGGAAGTTTTTGAATACACACGGCCCATGATGCACCCTGAGGCAGGGAAGTTCTACCAGATAAACCCAGAAGATTATGAGCAGCCAAACCCTTGGAAGGAAAGTTTTCAGCAGCTG tataaaGGAGCACACGTTAAACCAGGCTTTGCAGAACACTTCTACAGTAATCCTGCCAGATACAAAGGGAGAGATAACATGTTT TATTACGACACCATCGAGGACGCTCTCGGGGGAGGTCAGGAGCCTCACTTTGACGGCCTCATATTCGTCCACTCTGGTATTTACACAGACGAGTGGATCTACATCGAGTCGCCTATCACAATGATCGGAGCGG CTCCTGGAAAAGTAGCAGAGAAAGTCATCATTGAGAACACCAGAGACTCCACGTTTGTATTCATGGAAGGCTCAGAAGATGCTTACGTTGGCTACATGACCATTAGG TTCAATCCTGATGATAAATCCGCCCAGCACCACAATGCACATCACTGCTTGGAGATTACAGTCAACTGCAGCCCCATCATCGACCACTGCATCATACGCAGCACGTGCACAG TGGGTTCAGCAGTCTGCGTCAGCGGCCAAGGTGCTTGTCCAACGATCAAGCACTGCAACATCAGTGACTGTGAAAATGTCGGGCTTTATATCACCGACCATGCACAG GGAATATACGAAGACAACGAGATCTCCAACAACGCTCTGGCTGGGATCTGGGTGAAAAACCATGGCAATCCAATTATCAGAAGGAATCACATCCACCACGGCAGGGACGTgggtgtttttacatttgaccaCGGCATG GGTTACTTTGAGAGCTGTAACATCCATAGGAACCGTATAGCCGGCTTTGAGGTAAAGGCCTACGCCAATCCAACGGTGGTTCGCTGCGAGATCCATCATGGTCAGACGGGGGGCATCTACGTGCACGAAAAGGGCCGCGGCCAGTTCATCGAAAACAAGATCTATGCAAATAACTTTGCGGGGGTGTGGATCACGTCTAACAGTGACCCCACAATAAG GGGCAATGCCATTTTTAATGGCAATCAAGGTGGCGTCTACATTTTTGGTGATGGCCGAGGCCTCATCGAAGGAAATGACATCTACGGTAACGCCCTAGCCGGAATCCAGATCAGGACAAACAGCTGCCCAATTGTCAGACACAACAAGATCCATGATGGCCAACATGGCGGCATTTACGTG CATGAAAAAGGACAAGGCGTCATCGAGGAGAATGAGGTGTACAGCAACACGCTGGCAGGAGTGTGGGTGACAACAGGCAGCACGCCAGTACTGAGGAGGAACAGGATACACAGCGGGAAGCAG GTTGGGGTCTACTTCTATGACAATGGCCATGGTGTGCTGGAAGACAATGATATCTACAATCACATGTACTCTGGAGTTCAAATTAG GACTGGCAGCAATCCTAAGATCAGGCGGAACAAGATCTGGGGAGGCCAGAATGGAGGCATTTTGGTCTACAACTCAG GCCTAGGCTTTATCGAGGACAATGAGATCTTTGACAATGCCATGGCTGGAGTGTGGATCAAGACGGACAGCAACCCCACTCTGCGGAGAAATAAGATCCACGACGGGAGAGATGGTGGGATCTGTATATTCAATGGAGGAAGAG GTTTGCTAGAGGAAAATGACATCTTCAGAAATGCCCAAGCAGGAGTCCTCATTAGCACCAACAGCCACCCGGTCCTGCGGAAAAACAGAATATTTGACGGTTTTGCTGCAG gTATTGAGATCACCAATCATGCGACAGCGACCCTAGAGGGCAACCAGATCTTCAACAATCGCTTTGGGGGATTGTTTCTCGCATCCGGTGTCAATGTTACGATGAAAG ataataaaataatgaacaatCAAGATGCAATTGAAAAGGCTGTTAGCAGAGGTCAGTGCCTGTACAAGATTTCAAGTTACACCAGCTACCCAATGCATGATTTTTACAG GTGTCACACCTGTAACACCACAGACCGCAACGCCATCTGCGTGAACTGCATCAAGAAGTGTCACCAAGGACACGACGTGGAGTTCATCAGACACGATAG ATTCTTCTGTGACTGTGGTGCAGGGACGCTGTCAAATCCATGCACATTAGCCGGAGAGCCGACTcacgacacagacacactgtatGACTCAGCTCCTCCTATAGAGTCCAATACACTGCAGCACAACTGA
- the fbxo11a gene encoding F-box only protein 11a isoform X2 produces MNSVRASNVSRRPRRVSRPRPVQPERNHQERDEDVPADMVAEESGPGAQNSPYQLRRKSLPKRTVCPTKTNMEGASTSTTDNFGHRPKRPRVSGKCPELPAPAEQYLQEKLPDEVVLKIFSYLLEQDLCRAACVCKRFSELANDPILWKRLYMEVFEYTRPMMHPEAGKFYQINPEDYEQPNPWKESFQQLYKGAHVKPGFAEHFYSNPARYKGRDNMFYYDTIEDALGGGQEPHFDGLIFVHSGIYTDEWIYIESPITMIGAAPGKVAEKVIIENTRDSTFVFMEGSEDAYVGYMTIRFNPDDKSAQHHNAHHCLEITVNCSPIIDHCIIRSTCTVGSAVCVSGQGACPTIKHCNISDCENVGLYITDHAQGIYEDNEISNNALAGIWVKNHGNPIIRRNHIHHGRDVGVFTFDHGMGYFESCNIHRNRIAGFEVKAYANPTVVRCEIHHGQTGGIYVHEKGRGQFIENKIYANNFAGVWITSNSDPTIRGNAIFNGNQGGVYIFGDGRGLIEGNDIYGNALAGIQIRTNSCPIVRHNKIHDGQHGGIYVHEKGQGVIEENEVYSNTLAGVWVTTGSTPVLRRNRIHSGKQVGVYFYDNGHGVLEDNDIYNHMYSGVQIRTGSNPKIRRNKIWGGQNGGILVYNSGLGFIEDNEIFDNAMAGVWIKTDSNPTLRRNKIHDGRDGGICIFNGGRGLLEENDIFRNAQAGVLISTNSHPVLRKNRIFDGFAAGIEITNHATATLEGNQIFNNRFGGLFLASGVNVTMKDNKIMNNQDAIEKAVSRGQCLYKISSYTSYPMHDFYRCHTCNTTDRNAICVNCIKKCHQGHDVEFIRHDRFFCDCGAGTLSNPCTLAGEPTHDTDTLYDSAPPIESNTLQHN; encoded by the exons ATGAACTCCGTCAGAGCAAGTAACGTTAGCAGAAGACCCAGGCGAGTGTCGAGGCCGCGCCCGGTGCAGCCGGAGAGGAACCACCAGGAAAGAG ATGAGGACGTTCCTGCAGATATGGTTGCAGAAGAATCCGGTCCAGGAGCTCAGAACAGTCCCTACCAACTTAGAAGAAAGTCTCTGCCCAAGAGAACTGTGTGTCCGACAAAGACCAACATGGAG GGTGCTTCCACTTCAACCACAGACAACTTTGGACACCGACCTAAGCGTCCGAGAGTTTCGGGAAAGTGTCCAGAATTACCAG ctccagcagagcAGTACTTGCAGGAGAAGCTTCCGGACGAGGTGGTGCTAAAGATCTTCTCGTACCTGTTGGAGCAGGACTTGTGCCGTGCCGCATGTGTGTGCAAACGCTTCAGTGAGCTGGCCAATGACCCCATCCTATG GAAGAGGCTTTACATGGAAGTTTTTGAATACACACGGCCCATGATGCACCCTGAGGCAGGGAAGTTCTACCAGATAAACCCAGAAGATTATGAGCAGCCAAACCCTTGGAAGGAAAGTTTTCAGCAGCTG tataaaGGAGCACACGTTAAACCAGGCTTTGCAGAACACTTCTACAGTAATCCTGCCAGATACAAAGGGAGAGATAACATGTTT TATTACGACACCATCGAGGACGCTCTCGGGGGAGGTCAGGAGCCTCACTTTGACGGCCTCATATTCGTCCACTCTGGTATTTACACAGACGAGTGGATCTACATCGAGTCGCCTATCACAATGATCGGAGCGG CTCCTGGAAAAGTAGCAGAGAAAGTCATCATTGAGAACACCAGAGACTCCACGTTTGTATTCATGGAAGGCTCAGAAGATGCTTACGTTGGCTACATGACCATTAGG TTCAATCCTGATGATAAATCCGCCCAGCACCACAATGCACATCACTGCTTGGAGATTACAGTCAACTGCAGCCCCATCATCGACCACTGCATCATACGCAGCACGTGCACAG TGGGTTCAGCAGTCTGCGTCAGCGGCCAAGGTGCTTGTCCAACGATCAAGCACTGCAACATCAGTGACTGTGAAAATGTCGGGCTTTATATCACCGACCATGCACAG GGAATATACGAAGACAACGAGATCTCCAACAACGCTCTGGCTGGGATCTGGGTGAAAAACCATGGCAATCCAATTATCAGAAGGAATCACATCCACCACGGCAGGGACGTgggtgtttttacatttgaccaCGGCATG GGTTACTTTGAGAGCTGTAACATCCATAGGAACCGTATAGCCGGCTTTGAGGTAAAGGCCTACGCCAATCCAACGGTGGTTCGCTGCGAGATCCATCATGGTCAGACGGGGGGCATCTACGTGCACGAAAAGGGCCGCGGCCAGTTCATCGAAAACAAGATCTATGCAAATAACTTTGCGGGGGTGTGGATCACGTCTAACAGTGACCCCACAATAAG GGGCAATGCCATTTTTAATGGCAATCAAGGTGGCGTCTACATTTTTGGTGATGGCCGAGGCCTCATCGAAGGAAATGACATCTACGGTAACGCCCTAGCCGGAATCCAGATCAGGACAAACAGCTGCCCAATTGTCAGACACAACAAGATCCATGATGGCCAACATGGCGGCATTTACGTG CATGAAAAAGGACAAGGCGTCATCGAGGAGAATGAGGTGTACAGCAACACGCTGGCAGGAGTGTGGGTGACAACAGGCAGCACGCCAGTACTGAGGAGGAACAGGATACACAGCGGGAAGCAG GTTGGGGTCTACTTCTATGACAATGGCCATGGTGTGCTGGAAGACAATGATATCTACAATCACATGTACTCTGGAGTTCAAATTAG GACTGGCAGCAATCCTAAGATCAGGCGGAACAAGATCTGGGGAGGCCAGAATGGAGGCATTTTGGTCTACAACTCAG GCCTAGGCTTTATCGAGGACAATGAGATCTTTGACAATGCCATGGCTGGAGTGTGGATCAAGACGGACAGCAACCCCACTCTGCGGAGAAATAAGATCCACGACGGGAGAGATGGTGGGATCTGTATATTCAATGGAGGAAGAG GTTTGCTAGAGGAAAATGACATCTTCAGAAATGCCCAAGCAGGAGTCCTCATTAGCACCAACAGCCACCCGGTCCTGCGGAAAAACAGAATATTTGACGGTTTTGCTGCAG gTATTGAGATCACCAATCATGCGACAGCGACCCTAGAGGGCAACCAGATCTTCAACAATCGCTTTGGGGGATTGTTTCTCGCATCCGGTGTCAATGTTACGATGAAAG ataataaaataatgaacaatCAAGATGCAATTGAAAAGGCTGTTAGCAGAGGTCAGTGCCTGTACAAGATTTCAAGTTACACCAGCTACCCAATGCATGATTTTTACAG GTGTCACACCTGTAACACCACAGACCGCAACGCCATCTGCGTGAACTGCATCAAGAAGTGTCACCAAGGACACGACGTGGAGTTCATCAGACACGATAG ATTCTTCTGTGACTGTGGTGCAGGGACGCTGTCAAATCCATGCACATTAGCCGGAGAGCCGACTcacgacacagacacactgtatGACTCAGCTCCTCCTATAGAGTCCAATACACTGCAGCACAACTGA